In Mytilus edulis chromosome 4, xbMytEdul2.2, whole genome shotgun sequence, the following proteins share a genomic window:
- the LOC139518507 gene encoding complement C1q-like protein 4 — translation MFCRRFVLLIICLSVEIGVRASCISEDLIRTLLATRKSCKTGYNENVAFHAYVARNTPFSGDDILKFDNVDINIGNNYDLSTGKFTAPKTGLYQIACTIQGYGTSAVTFQIQKNNDRFDFGYAGGRDWHAVTRVLLMQLKEGDTVFVQHRHPRRKETVAGGRHSYFSGRFLQ, via the exons ATGTTCTGTAGAAGATTTGTTCTTTTAATCATCTGTCTATCAGTTGAAATTG GCGTAAGGGCGTCCTGTATCAGCGAAGACCTAATTCGAACATTACTGGCTACAAGAAAGTCATGTAAAACAG GCTACAATGAGAACGTTGCATTTCATGCATACGTAGCACGCAACACTCCTTTTAGTGGAGATGACATCCTGAAATTTGACAATGTCGATATAAACATAGGGAACAACTACGACCTTTCAACGGGCAAGTTCACAGCACCAAAAACAGGATTGTACCAGATAGCATGTACTATACAAGGGTATGGTACGTCTGCTGTAACCTTCCaaatacagaaaaataatgaCAGATTTGATTTTGGTTATGCAGGAGGTCGGGACTGGCATGCTGTAACTCGCGTTCTTCTGATGCAGCTAAAAGAGGGAGATACCGTGTTCGTACAGCACAGACACCCACGGAGAAAAGAAACTGTTGCAGGAGGTCGCCATTCGTATTTCTCTGGACGttttttgcaataa